A part of Parvimonas micra genomic DNA contains:
- a CDS encoding ABC transporter ATP-binding protein — MFLVVKNLNKSYGTNENKISVLKDINFSLEKGALCTLLGPSGSGKSTLLNAIGGLEKIDSGSIEINEYEISSLKQNALSNFRRKYLGFIFQFYNLIPDLTVTENIQVGSFIHNDPMDIEKLIKDLGLWEHKNKYPRQLSGGQQQRCAIGRALIKKPEILLCDEPTGALDYKTSKDILSLLQRINNEYKTTIILATHNEEITKMSNITIRLKDGIICQEIENDKVMDAQELEW, encoded by the coding sequence ATGTTTTTAGTTGTAAAAAATTTAAACAAATCTTATGGAACAAATGAAAATAAAATTTCCGTTTTAAAAGATATAAATTTTTCTTTAGAAAAAGGTGCACTTTGTACTCTATTAGGACCATCTGGTTCAGGAAAATCAACATTACTTAATGCTATTGGCGGACTTGAAAAAATCGACAGTGGTTCTATAGAGATAAATGAATATGAAATTTCAAGTTTAAAACAAAATGCCCTTTCAAATTTTAGAAGAAAATATTTAGGTTTTATTTTTCAATTTTATAATCTGATTCCAGATTTAACTGTAACAGAAAATATTCAAGTAGGTTCTTTTATACATAACGATCCTATGGATATTGAAAAATTAATAAAAGATTTAGGTCTATGGGAACATAAAAATAAATATCCAAGACAATTATCAGGTGGACAACAGCAGAGATGTGCAATAGGCCGTGCTTTAATAAAAAAACCTGAAATATTACTTTGTGATGAGCCTACGGGTGCTTTAGATTATAAAACTTCAAAGGATATTTTATCCCTACTTCAAAGAATAAATAATGAATATAAAACTACCATTATTCTTGCAACTCATAATGAAGAAATAACAAAGATGTCTAATATTACAATAAGGCTAAAAGATGGAATTATATGTCAAGAAATTGAAAATGACAAGGTAATGGATGCACAAGAATTGGAGTGGTAA
- the rlmB gene encoding 23S rRNA (guanosine(2251)-2'-O)-methyltransferase RlmB, with amino-acid sequence MSDYIFGRNAVLEALESDRKVEKIYILKGDLKGSINKIIGKAKANGILISEIDKHKLENMAEGVVHQGVCALISSFEYSTVEEILQSAKDKNEDLFLVILDEIEDPHNFGAIIRTCEAVGVHGIIVSKRNQAPVTSIVQKSSAGAVNHIKIAKVANIADTILKLQKENVWVYGACGEAEKIYTDMDFKGNIAIVIGNEGKGIGQLIRKRCDFLTKLPMKGKVSSLNASNACAILVYEALRQRDEK; translated from the coding sequence ATGAGCGACTATATATTCGGAAGAAATGCTGTATTAGAGGCATTAGAAAGTGATAGAAAAGTAGAGAAAATATATATTTTAAAAGGTGATTTAAAGGGCTCAATAAATAAAATAATCGGAAAAGCAAAGGCAAATGGTATTTTAATTTCAGAAATTGATAAGCATAAATTGGAAAATATGGCGGAAGGAGTTGTTCATCAAGGAGTATGTGCCTTAATTTCAAGTTTTGAATATTCAACTGTTGAAGAAATATTACAAAGTGCAAAAGATAAAAATGAAGATTTGTTTTTAGTGATTCTTGATGAGATTGAAGATCCACATAATTTTGGAGCAATAATTCGTACTTGTGAAGCTGTTGGTGTTCATGGAATTATAGTTTCTAAGAGAAATCAAGCGCCAGTTACTTCAATTGTTCAAAAATCATCTGCTGGAGCAGTAAATCATATTAAAATAGCGAAAGTTGCAAATATTGCAGATACAATTTTAAAATTACAAAAAGAAAATGTATGGGTTTATGGTGCTTGTGGAGAGGCTGAAAAAATTTATACAGATATGGATTTTAAAGGAAATATTGCAATAGTAATTGGAAATGAAGGCAAGGGAATAGGACAACTTATCAGAAAGAGATGTGACTTTTTAACTAAACTTCCAATGAAAGGTAAAGTTTCAAGCCTTAACGCATCAAATGCCTGTGCAATTCTAGTTTATGAGGCATTAAGACAGAGAGATGAAAAATAA
- a CDS encoding NYN domain-containing protein — protein sequence MKNKKLIIIDGYNILNAWEKYKPFLNLSFENARHELIYDMGEFSKLIGIDLLLVFDAYKINFKGTSDVIKGIEVVYTKQNETADQFIEKKLDEIGRKILVSVGTDDTLIQKLVTQRGGIVLTSKELLFRYENLKNKSNRYETKNRITNKSYFNTLDDKALNQLDEIEKKLFGK from the coding sequence ATGAAAAATAAAAAATTAATTATAATTGACGGTTACAATATTTTAAATGCTTGGGAAAAATATAAACCATTTTTAAATTTGAGTTTTGAAAATGCAAGACATGAGTTAATTTATGATATGGGAGAATTTTCAAAATTAATAGGAATTGATTTGTTACTTGTCTTTGACGCATATAAGATTAATTTTAAAGGTACTTCAGATGTTATAAAAGGAATTGAAGTTGTTTATACAAAACAAAATGAAACCGCAGACCAATTTATTGAAAAAAAATTGGACGAAATAGGAAGAAAAATTTTGGTTTCTGTCGGAACAGATGACACTCTTATTCAAAAACTAGTTACACAAAGAGGTGGAATAGTATTAACTTCAAAAGAATTATTGTTCCGTTATGAAAATTTAAAAAATAAAAGTAATCGTTATGAAACTAAAAACAGAATTACAAACAAAAGCTATTTCAACACTCTAGATGACAAAGCTTTAAATCAACTAGATGAAATAGAGAAAAAATTATTTGGAAAGTAG
- a CDS encoding PSP1 domain-containing protein, translated as MKKVVGIRFKEAGKIYYFDPCNFSINKNDNVIVETSRGIEYGNVAIEPREVEESKLVSSLKPVLRIADNMDDYIHEENKKKAKDAIEICKVKANEHGLDMKLVDCEYTFDNQKVIFYFVSDNRIDFRELVKDLAYIFKNRIELRQIGVRDHAKIVGALGSCGQVCCCKRFLGEFAPVTIKMARDQSLSLNQNKISGTCGRLMCCLKYEQNVYEEKLKKIPPCGTYVITSEGKGIIVDSYTLSEIVKVKIVNEDNNTETIKPFFVDDIAVTKERDMAYAKKDEDIQFEYIEELL; from the coding sequence ATGAAAAAAGTAGTTGGGATAAGATTCAAAGAAGCCGGAAAGATATATTACTTTGATCCCTGCAACTTTAGTATAAATAAAAATGATAATGTAATCGTAGAAACTTCTCGTGGTATAGAGTATGGAAATGTAGCCATTGAACCTAGAGAAGTTGAAGAATCAAAACTAGTTTCATCATTAAAACCAGTTTTGAGAATTGCTGATAATATGGATGATTATATACATGAAGAAAATAAAAAGAAAGCTAAAGATGCTATTGAAATTTGCAAAGTAAAAGCAAATGAACACGGCTTAGATATGAAATTAGTTGATTGTGAATATACTTTTGACAATCAAAAAGTTATTTTTTACTTTGTTTCTGACAATAGAATTGATTTTAGAGAATTGGTTAAGGACCTTGCATATATATTTAAAAATAGAATCGAACTTAGACAAATTGGAGTTAGAGATCATGCGAAAATAGTAGGTGCTCTCGGCTCTTGTGGTCAAGTTTGTTGTTGCAAAAGATTTTTAGGAGAATTTGCTCCTGTAACTATAAAAATGGCAAGAGATCAATCTCTATCTCTAAATCAAAATAAAATCTCAGGAACATGTGGTAGACTAATGTGTTGTTTGAAATACGAACAAAATGTTTACGAAGAAAAATTAAAAAAAATTCCACCTTGTGGTACTTATGTAATAACAAGTGAAGGCAAAGGCATTATAGTTGACAGTTATACTCTATCAGAAATTGTAAAAGTAAAGATAGTAAATGAAGATAATAATACTGAAACTATTAAACCATTTTTTGTAGATGATATTGCAGTTACAAAAGAAAGAGATATGGCTTACGCTAAAAAAGATGAAGATATTCAATTTGAATATATTGAGGAATTATTATAA
- a CDS encoding glycerophosphodiester phosphodiesterase translates to MYMFLLILVVIYMLLQFSCFKKEKKARKIFRNGSFPLIFAHRGSSHLFPENTELAFLKSFELGVDAFETDIRLTKDGRIVTQHNEDIDETTDGTGKVIDYAYDELKEFNFGYKFKDINGDFPYAENRVNGLYPMEVSALFEKFRDDVVYSIDIKDDGEVGLKSAELLYKFVKEYNLEKNVIFSSFNEENLKHLRKISKGEIIISGSMQKTTEVVLASYFGYDSFKKFNTHAMMLPRFEKLPLDTKYLIYKFHKHNIAVCYWTINTEKDMRKLINKKVDGIITDRVDLLLKIKEEKSN, encoded by the coding sequence ATGTATATGTTTTTATTAATTTTAGTAGTAATTTATATGTTATTACAATTTTCATGTTTTAAAAAAGAAAAGAAGGCAAGAAAAATTTTTAGAAATGGAAGTTTTCCGCTTATCTTTGCGCATAGGGGTTCAAGTCATTTATTTCCGGAAAATACGGAATTAGCTTTTCTGAAGTCTTTTGAACTGGGCGTTGATGCTTTTGAAACAGATATAAGGCTTACAAAAGATGGTAGAATAGTAACTCAACATAATGAAGATATTGATGAAACAACTGATGGGACAGGAAAGGTTATAGATTATGCTTATGATGAATTAAAAGAATTTAATTTTGGATATAAATTTAAAGATATTAATGGAGATTTTCCTTATGCTGAAAATAGGGTGAATGGATTATATCCAATGGAAGTTTCTGCACTTTTTGAAAAATTTAGGGATGATGTTGTATATAGTATAGATATTAAAGATGATGGAGAAGTAGGATTAAAGTCTGCAGAACTTTTATATAAATTTGTAAAAGAATACAATTTGGAAAAAAATGTAATTTTTTCAAGTTTTAATGAAGAAAATCTTAAACATTTAAGAAAAATTAGCAAAGGCGAAATTATTATCTCCGGATCTATGCAAAAGACTACTGAAGTTGTATTGGCTTCATATTTTGGATATGACAGTTTTAAAAAATTTAATACTCATGCAATGATGCTTCCAAGATTTGAAAAACTTCCATTAGATACGAAGTATCTAATCTATAAATTTCATAAACATAATATTGCTGTTTGTTATTGGACAATAAATACAGAAAAAGATATGAGAAAACTTATAAATAAAAAAGTTGACGGAATTATTACTGATAGAGTTGATTTGCTTTTAAAAATAAAAGAAGAAAAGTCTAATTAA
- the cysS gene encoding cysteine--tRNA ligase yields MKIYNTLTRKKEDFKPIQAGKALIYVCGPTVYNYIHIGNSRPMIVYDTLRRYLLYIGYDVKFVSNFTDIDDKIINRAKEENVPFTDITKKYIDAYLEDSYGLNLFESHTIHPKATECINEMIEFVKVLEEKGIAYNVDGNVYFDITKAKDYGKLSKKNIDDLRAGARIDISDEKKNPLDFALWKKRKDETEPAWESPWGMGRPGWHLECSVMAKKYLGDTIDIHAGGEDLQFPHHENEIAQSECCNGKVFANYWMHNGMINIDNVKMSKSKGNFFTIKDIQKEYDLEVIRLWILSTHYRNPLNFSREVMEQTKNGLDRMYNGKEHLERLLEICEEKEDGDISKLVELKKEFLDCMDDDLNTADAISKVYELIRYTNTFGENTDLKVVKGAVKLLSDFASVLGLLYKEEDDNLDEKVEKLIKEREEARKNKDFKRADEIRDALKEMNIELKDTRNGVIWKRV; encoded by the coding sequence ATGAAGATTTATAACACATTAACTAGAAAAAAAGAAGATTTTAAACCTATTCAAGCTGGAAAGGCATTGATTTATGTTTGTGGTCCAACGGTTTATAATTATATTCATATTGGTAATTCAAGACCTATGATTGTTTACGATACTTTGAGAAGATATCTTTTATATATAGGTTATGATGTAAAATTTGTAAGTAATTTTACAGATATTGACGATAAGATTATAAATAGAGCAAAAGAAGAAAATGTACCTTTTACAGATATTACAAAAAAATATATTGATGCATATCTTGAAGATAGTTATGGTTTAAATCTTTTTGAAAGTCATACAATTCATCCAAAAGCTACAGAATGTATCAATGAGATGATAGAATTTGTAAAAGTTTTAGAAGAAAAAGGCATTGCATATAATGTCGATGGCAATGTATATTTTGATATTACAAAAGCTAAGGATTATGGAAAATTATCTAAAAAAAATATTGATGATTTAAGAGCAGGAGCAAGGATTGATATTTCTGATGAAAAGAAAAATCCTCTTGATTTTGCACTTTGGAAAAAAAGAAAAGATGAAACAGAGCCAGCTTGGGAAAGCCCTTGGGGAATGGGTAGACCCGGATGGCATCTTGAATGTTCTGTAATGGCAAAGAAATATTTAGGAGATACAATAGACATTCATGCGGGTGGAGAAGATTTACAATTTCCTCATCACGAAAATGAGATTGCTCAGTCTGAATGTTGTAATGGGAAAGTTTTTGCTAATTACTGGATGCATAATGGAATGATTAATATAGATAATGTAAAGATGAGTAAATCAAAAGGAAATTTCTTTACAATAAAAGATATTCAAAAAGAATATGACTTGGAAGTAATCCGACTTTGGATTTTATCAACACATTATCGAAATCCTTTGAATTTCAGTAGAGAAGTTATGGAACAAACAAAAAATGGGCTTGACAGAATGTATAATGGTAAAGAACATTTAGAAAGACTTTTAGAAATTTGTGAAGAAAAAGAAGATGGAGATATTTCTAAATTAGTTGAATTGAAAAAAGAATTTTTAGATTGTATGGATGATGATTTAAATACAGCAGATGCTATTTCTAAAGTTTATGAGCTTATTCGTTATACAAATACATTTGGTGAAAACACTGATTTGAAAGTTGTAAAAGGAGCTGTTAAGTTGCTTTCTGACTTTGCATCTGTTTTAGGACTTCTTTATAAAGAGGAAGATGATAATTTAGATGAAAAAGTTGAAAAACTTATTAAAGAAAGAGAAGAAGCTAGAAAGAATAAAGATTTTAAAAGAGCTGATGAAATTCGTGATGCTTTAAAAGAAATGAATATAGAATTAAAAGACACAAGAAATGGTGTTATTTGGAAAAGGGTGTAA
- the asnA gene encoding aspartate--ammonia ligase — MNDIIIPEGYTSDLNIIETQKAIKEIKDFFETNLANELNLTRVSAPLFVKKNTGINDNLSGIEYPVIFSLSEEENSEELEIVQSLAKWKRIALKNYAIPDGEGIYTDMNAIRPCETLDNIHSVYVDQWDWERVISNEDRNEKFLTDIVKKIYNVFKRTDEFLSRRFLNYQTILPKKVFFISTQELEDMFPNDTPKEREHKITRAKKAVFITKIGNVLNSGKKHDGRSPDYDDWELNGDLIFWNPILNSSLELSSMGIRVNKEILLKQLKISGNEDRKNLKYHKMLLNDELPLTIGGGIGQSRICMFFLQKAHIGEVQSSFWPEEMLNICKENKINLL, encoded by the coding sequence ATGAATGATATAATTATTCCTGAAGGATATACTTCAGACTTAAATATTATTGAAACACAAAAAGCAATCAAGGAAATAAAGGATTTTTTCGAAACAAATTTGGCAAATGAATTAAATTTAACTAGAGTTTCTGCCCCATTATTTGTTAAAAAAAATACAGGAATAAATGATAATTTAAGTGGAATTGAATATCCAGTAATTTTTTCTTTAAGTGAAGAAGAAAATTCAGAAGAGCTAGAAATAGTACAATCTTTAGCAAAATGGAAAAGAATTGCATTAAAAAATTATGCTATTCCTGATGGCGAAGGAATTTATACAGATATGAATGCTATTAGGCCTTGTGAAACCTTAGATAATATTCACTCTGTTTATGTAGATCAATGGGATTGGGAAAGAGTTATAAGTAATGAAGATAGAAATGAAAAATTTTTAACTGATATTGTTAAAAAAATCTATAATGTATTTAAAAGAACTGACGAATTTTTATCCAGAAGATTTTTAAATTATCAAACAATATTACCAAAAAAGGTGTTTTTCATTTCAACCCAAGAACTTGAAGATATGTTCCCAAATGATACACCAAAAGAAAGAGAACATAAAATTACAAGAGCAAAAAAAGCTGTATTTATTACAAAAATTGGTAATGTTTTAAATAGTGGAAAAAAACACGACGGAAGAAGTCCTGACTATGACGATTGGGAATTAAATGGAGATTTAATTTTCTGGAATCCAATATTAAATTCGTCATTGGAACTTTCATCAATGGGAATTAGAGTTAACAAAGAAATACTATTAAAACAGTTAAAAATCAGCGGAAATGAAGATAGAAAAAATCTGAAATACCACAAAATGCTACTAAATGATGAATTACCTCTTACAATAGGTGGTGGAATAGGTCAGTCTAGAATTTGTATGTTTTTCCTTCAAAAAGCACATATTGGAGAAGTACAATCAAGTTTTTGGCCAGAAGAAATGTTAAATATATGTAAAGAAAATAAAATAAATCTACTATAA
- a CDS encoding ABC transporter permease, translating into MRNLNKRILRGLKAQWSKNLFLFILLFFMISTTSGMLVSSGSIKTLYYELMSTGVVEDGKILFAFDPTDEILRSIEKTNVKVEKSPYVDAKINKIKDDKDEKTIRLYTNRKNINLPVINEGNLAKNKNEIAINRLFAENNNLKIGDNITFKKEFFKDNKERIFKIVGLIATPDYNSSFQKSTDLIFNAIDFGVGLVSDKDKDIFNESKLKYQVSYRFNDRNLSEKETKEKNKEVVNSANISKTVLEQLPKKDNNAISYLIDDMGGDRPMVIVMLCLMVTLIGFIFALSIVSKIQEESEIIGILLANGYKKSELVINYIANSVIITFLAAVLGNIFGYTVFTNSFKSVYYKSFNMQNFTPSFNLEALIITTIIPISIILIFNYIYIYRKLNFTPLDFLRKNLKHYKNKRKSKHENELKVNKNFLGSFRKSIIKSNKGDYVAIVLGIFITSILFIFGISAKPTFDNYGNNIKENLISKYQYVLKAPIEIGNKTAEKYTTTPARVYHSIKKSDEDILLLGITENSKYFENTKLPENKNEIVISENLSKKLRKYVGDEITVKGKLSDKEKTYKIVNIHKKSANLSAFIKQEYLNEELEQNKEFFNGYFSNEKLDIDEKYVSTTIDENSMTDVSKQMSKLMGPMLSAFIAVSTIFLAGFTYSLMKIITDKNTIQIAYLKIFGYTNREISKIYIRPVTLTILLSLIALIPLEIYTVKQIMYYSMLKFSGYLELDISPKIVIMSIVITIATYLFVSILQFYRISKMNFSEVLKNRE; encoded by the coding sequence ATGAGAAATTTAAATAAAAGAATTCTTAGAGGATTAAAAGCTCAATGGTCAAAAAATTTATTTCTCTTTATACTTCTGTTTTTTATGATTTCCACAACTTCAGGCATGTTAGTTTCATCAGGAAGTATCAAGACTTTATATTATGAACTTATGTCAACTGGAGTTGTTGAAGATGGAAAAATATTATTCGCATTTGACCCTACAGATGAAATATTAAGATCCATTGAAAAAACTAATGTTAAAGTCGAAAAATCTCCTTACGTTGATGCAAAAATTAATAAAATTAAAGATGATAAAGATGAAAAAACAATTAGACTTTATACAAATAGAAAAAATATAAATCTCCCTGTTATAAATGAAGGTAATCTTGCAAAAAATAAAAATGAAATAGCTATTAATAGACTATTTGCTGAAAATAATAATTTAAAAATAGGTGACAATATTACTTTTAAAAAAGAATTTTTTAAAGATAATAAAGAACGTATTTTTAAAATAGTTGGTTTAATAGCAACTCCGGATTATAATTCATCTTTTCAAAAATCTACAGATTTAATATTTAATGCAATAGATTTTGGAGTAGGATTAGTATCTGATAAAGACAAAGATATTTTTAACGAAAGCAAGTTAAAATATCAAGTTTCATATAGATTTAACGATAGAAACCTAAGTGAAAAAGAAACGAAAGAAAAAAATAAAGAAGTTGTAAATTCTGCAAATATTTCAAAAACAGTTTTAGAACAACTTCCAAAAAAAGATAATAATGCTATAAGTTATTTGATTGACGATATGGGTGGAGATAGGCCTATGGTCATTGTTATGCTTTGTCTAATGGTAACGCTAATAGGATTCATATTTGCACTTTCTATTGTGAGTAAAATACAAGAAGAATCTGAAATAATTGGAATACTTCTTGCGAATGGATATAAAAAATCAGAACTCGTTATAAATTATATAGCAAACTCTGTTATAATTACATTTTTAGCTGCTGTTTTAGGAAATATTTTTGGGTACACAGTTTTTACAAATTCTTTTAAATCTGTTTACTACAAATCATTTAATATGCAGAACTTCACTCCTAGTTTCAACTTGGAAGCATTAATAATTACAACTATAATCCCTATTTCAATAATTTTAATTTTTAATTATATTTATATTTATAGAAAATTAAACTTCACACCTTTAGATTTTTTAAGAAAAAATTTAAAACATTATAAAAATAAAAGAAAATCAAAGCATGAAAATGAATTAAAAGTCAACAAAAACTTTTTAGGTTCATTTAGAAAATCAATTATAAAATCCAACAAAGGTGATTATGTAGCGATAGTACTTGGAATATTTATTACTTCAATATTATTCATCTTTGGAATTTCTGCAAAACCTACATTCGACAACTACGGAAATAATATAAAAGAAAATTTGATTAGTAAATATCAATATGTGCTAAAGGCTCCTATTGAAATTGGCAATAAAACAGCAGAAAAATATACGACTACACCAGCAAGGGTTTATCACAGTATCAAAAAATCAGATGAAGACATACTTCTTTTAGGAATTACTGAAAATTCAAAATACTTTGAAAACACCAAACTACCCGAAAACAAAAATGAGATAGTTATTAGTGAAAATCTTTCAAAGAAACTTAGAAAGTATGTTGGAGATGAAATAACAGTTAAGGGGAAATTGTCAGATAAAGAAAAGACTTATAAAATAGTTAATATACACAAAAAGTCTGCTAATCTTTCAGCATTTATAAAGCAAGAATATTTGAATGAAGAATTAGAGCAAAATAAAGAATTCTTTAATGGATATTTTAGTAATGAAAAATTGGATATTGATGAAAAGTATGTATCAACAACAATAGATGAAAATTCAATGACAGATGTTTCTAAACAGATGTCTAAACTCATGGGACCAATGCTATCTGCATTTATAGCTGTATCTACAATATTCTTAGCAGGCTTTACTTACAGTCTAATGAAAATAATAACAGATAAAAATACTATCCAAATTGCATATTTAAAAATTTTCGGTTACACGAATAGAGAAATTTCAAAAATCTATATTCGACCAGTAACTCTAACAATATTATTAAGTTTAATAGCTTTAATACCACTTGAAATATATACAGTAAAACAAATAATGTATTATTCAATGCTAAAATTTTCAGGATATTTAGAGCTTGATATTTCGCCAAAAATTGTAATAATGTCAATTGTGATAACTATTGCTACTTATTTATTTGTAAGTATATTACAATTTTATAGAATATCAAAAATGAATTTCAGCGAAGTTCTAAAAAACAGAGAATAA
- a CDS encoding deoxycytidylate deaminase has protein sequence MRKPWEEYFMDLAKMVATRGTCDRAYVGCVLVNKDNRIISTGYNGSISGNPQCDEIGHTMRDGHCIATIHAEQNALLYCAREGIKVKGCTCYVTHFPCLNCTKALIQAGISKIYYENSYRMDEYAIELLERNKIEYIKIGE, from the coding sequence ATGAGGAAACCTTGGGAAGAATATTTTATGGATTTGGCGAAAATGGTCGCAACTAGAGGAACTTGTGATAGGGCTTATGTTGGTTGTGTTTTAGTTAATAAGGATAATAGAATTATATCAACTGGATATAATGGTTCAATTTCAGGTAATCCTCAATGTGACGAAATAGGTCATACAATGAGAGATGGACATTGTATTGCTACAATACATGCAGAACAAAATGCACTTTTATATTGTGCAAGAGAAGGGATAAAAGTAAAGGGTTGTACTTGTTATGTAACTCATTTTCCTTGTTTAAATTGTACTAAGGCTTTAATTCAAGCAGGAATTTCTAAAATTTATTATGAAAATAGTTATAGAATGGATGAATATGCAATAGAATTGTTGGAAAGAAATAAAATAGAATATATAAAGATTGGTGAATAG